In Actinomyces radicidentis, one genomic interval encodes:
- the argC gene encoding N-acetyl-gamma-glutamyl-phosphate reductase, whose amino-acid sequence MTWTAAVAGATGYAGGEALRLLAAHPSIEVGAVTGSSSVGSLLGTHHPHLLSLAGRVVEPTDVEHLRGHDVVLLALPHGASGAVTAAIEADVAAGTWGGPDPVILDCGADHRLTDPAAWAAFYGTEHAGAWTYGMPELLHAGETAAAAQRAELAATHRVAVPGCNVTAVTLAAQPGVAAGLIDPSSVTAVLAVGYSGAGKSLKPHLTAAEALGSAQPYGVGGTHRHIPEIIQNLEVAGAAAGSVHLSFTPVLVPMSRGVLATVTAPVTDAVASAADPQAALREAWEAAYGAPGSGEGVVSILPEGVWPTTGAVAGSGLATVQVAYDAAAGVATMLCAIDNLGKGTASAAVQSLNLALGLPETTGVVTEGVAP is encoded by the coding sequence ATGACCTGGACAGCAGCAGTCGCCGGAGCCACCGGCTACGCCGGAGGGGAGGCGCTCCGCCTCCTCGCCGCCCACCCGAGCATCGAGGTCGGCGCCGTCACCGGCTCCTCCAGCGTCGGGAGCCTCCTCGGCACCCACCACCCCCACCTCCTCTCCCTGGCCGGCCGCGTGGTCGAGCCCACCGACGTCGAGCACCTCCGCGGTCACGACGTCGTCCTCCTCGCACTCCCGCACGGCGCCTCCGGCGCGGTGACCGCCGCCATCGAGGCCGACGTCGCCGCCGGCACCTGGGGCGGGCCGGACCCCGTCATCCTCGACTGCGGTGCCGACCACCGCCTCACCGACCCCGCCGCCTGGGCCGCCTTCTACGGCACCGAGCACGCCGGCGCCTGGACCTACGGCATGCCCGAGCTCCTCCACGCCGGGGAGACCGCCGCCGCCGCCCAGCGCGCCGAGCTCGCCGCCACCCACCGCGTCGCCGTCCCCGGATGCAACGTCACCGCCGTGACGCTCGCCGCCCAGCCCGGCGTCGCCGCCGGCCTCATCGACCCGAGCTCCGTCACCGCCGTGCTCGCCGTCGGCTACTCCGGCGCCGGCAAGTCCCTCAAGCCGCACCTCACCGCCGCCGAGGCCCTCGGCTCCGCCCAGCCCTACGGCGTCGGCGGCACCCACCGGCACATCCCCGAGATCATCCAGAACCTCGAGGTCGCCGGCGCCGCGGCCGGCAGCGTGCACCTGTCCTTCACGCCCGTCCTCGTGCCCATGAGCCGCGGCGTCCTCGCCACGGTCACCGCCCCCGTCACCGACGCCGTCGCCTCCGCCGCCGACCCGCAGGCCGCCCTGCGCGAGGCGTGGGAGGCCGCCTACGGCGCGCCCGGCAGCGGCGAGGGCGTCGTCTCCATCCTGCCCGAGGGCGTCTGGCCCACCACCGGCGCCGTCGCCGGATCCGGCCTGGCCACCGTCCAGGTCGCCTACGACGCCGCCGCCGGCGTCGCCACGATGCTCTGCGCCATCGACAACCTCGGCAAGGGCACCGCCTCCGCGGCCGTCCAGTCCCTCAACCTCGCCCTCGGCCTGCCCGAGACCACCGGCGTCGTCACGGAAGGAGTCGCGCCGTGA
- the argJ gene encoding bifunctional glutamate N-acetyltransferase/amino-acid acetyltransferase ArgJ, giving the protein MSVTAAKGFRAAGVVAGLKESGKPDLALVVNDGPLDVAAGVFTTNRVVAAPVVWSRNAVADGTARAVILNSGSANACTGERGATDARATAEYLAGVLSSQPGAAPVDGTDVLVCSTGVIGAPIDMPVLLAGASAAVAALDASAEAAHRAATAIMTTDTVSKEDALSLEGPAGTWSLGGMIKGVGMLAPGMATMLCVLTTDAVVTADDARAALVAAAARTVNRINSDGCMSTNDTVLLLASGGSGVAPEQEELDDAVAEVLGRLGRRLVADAEGATHDIAITVSGAVSEEAAEAAARTVSASNLLKCAVAGNDPNWGRVLSQLGTVPEEVCPFDAEEVDVAVNGVTIFRHGGLGEDRGLVDMTPRETRIDIALHHGAAEATVWTNDLTHGYVTINADYTT; this is encoded by the coding sequence GTGAGCGTCACCGCCGCCAAGGGCTTCCGCGCCGCCGGCGTCGTCGCCGGCCTCAAGGAGTCCGGCAAGCCCGACCTGGCCCTCGTCGTCAACGACGGTCCCCTCGACGTCGCCGCCGGCGTCTTCACCACCAACCGCGTCGTCGCCGCCCCCGTCGTCTGGTCCCGGAACGCCGTCGCCGACGGCACCGCCCGCGCCGTCATCCTCAACTCCGGCTCCGCCAACGCCTGCACCGGGGAGCGAGGTGCCACCGACGCCCGCGCCACCGCCGAGTACCTCGCCGGCGTCCTCTCCTCCCAGCCGGGCGCCGCGCCCGTCGACGGCACCGACGTCCTCGTGTGCTCCACCGGCGTCATCGGCGCGCCGATCGACATGCCGGTCCTCCTGGCCGGGGCCTCGGCCGCCGTCGCAGCGCTCGACGCCTCGGCCGAGGCCGCCCACAGAGCCGCCACCGCCATCATGACGACCGACACCGTCTCCAAGGAGGACGCCCTCAGCCTCGAGGGGCCCGCCGGCACCTGGAGCCTCGGCGGCATGATCAAGGGCGTCGGCATGCTCGCCCCCGGCATGGCCACCATGCTCTGCGTCCTCACCACCGACGCCGTCGTCACCGCCGACGACGCGCGCGCCGCCCTCGTCGCGGCCGCCGCCCGCACCGTCAACCGCATCAACTCCGACGGCTGCATGTCCACCAACGACACCGTCCTCCTCCTCGCCTCCGGCGGCTCCGGCGTCGCTCCCGAGCAGGAGGAGCTCGACGACGCCGTCGCCGAGGTCCTCGGACGGCTCGGCCGCCGCCTCGTCGCCGACGCCGAGGGTGCCACCCACGACATCGCCATCACCGTCTCCGGCGCCGTCTCTGAGGAGGCCGCCGAGGCCGCCGCCCGCACGGTCTCCGCCTCCAACCTCCTCAAGTGCGCCGTGGCCGGCAACGACCCCAACTGGGGTCGCGTCCTGTCCCAGCTCGGTACCGTCCCCGAGGAGGTCTGCCCCTTCGACGCCGAGGAGGTCGACGTCGCCGTCAACGGGGTGACGATCTTCCGCCACGGCGGCCTCGGCGAGGACCGGGGCCTCGTCGACATGACCCCGCGCGAGACCCGCATCGACATCGCCCTCCACCACGGCGCGGCCGAGGCCACCGTCTGGACCAACGACCTCACCCACGGCTACGTCACCATCAACGCGGACTACACGACATGA
- the argB gene encoding acetylglutamate kinase codes for MSTSTDTAPGPRITPAQKASVLLEAMPWLRAYRGATIVIKYGGNAMVDESLKRAFAEDVLFLHQVGLRPVVVHGGGPQINAMLGRLGIESEFRGGLRVTTPEVMDVVRMVLTGSVQRELVSLLNVHGSPAVGISGEDGGLLSARQRLATVDGESVDVGLVGDVVRVDPRTVTELLDQGRIPVISSVAPLMADPTTVLNINADTAAAAIAIALKAQKLIMLTDVEGLYSNWPDRTSLVSRIGVDALEALLPELESGMIPKMEACLRAVQGGVGQAHVVDGREPHSMLLEIVTDDGVGTVVYPEHTSQSRTKGGPTL; via the coding sequence ATGAGCACGAGCACCGACACCGCCCCGGGCCCCCGGATCACCCCGGCGCAGAAGGCCTCCGTCCTCCTGGAGGCCATGCCCTGGCTGCGCGCCTACAGGGGCGCCACGATCGTCATCAAGTACGGCGGCAACGCCATGGTCGACGAGTCCCTCAAGCGCGCCTTCGCCGAGGACGTCCTCTTCCTCCACCAGGTCGGCCTGCGGCCCGTCGTCGTCCACGGCGGCGGCCCCCAGATCAACGCCATGCTGGGGCGCCTCGGCATCGAGTCCGAGTTCCGCGGCGGCCTGCGCGTCACCACCCCCGAGGTCATGGACGTCGTCCGGATGGTCCTCACCGGCTCCGTCCAGCGCGAGCTCGTCAGCCTCCTCAACGTCCACGGCTCCCCGGCCGTCGGCATCTCCGGCGAGGACGGCGGCCTCCTGTCCGCCCGCCAGCGCCTGGCCACCGTCGACGGCGAGAGCGTCGACGTCGGCCTGGTCGGCGACGTCGTCCGCGTCGACCCCCGCACCGTCACCGAGCTGCTCGACCAGGGGCGCATCCCCGTCATCTCCTCGGTCGCGCCGCTCATGGCCGACCCGACGACCGTCCTCAACATCAACGCGGACACGGCCGCGGCGGCGATCGCCATCGCCCTCAAGGCCCAGAAGCTCATCATGCTCACCGACGTCGAGGGCCTCTACTCCAACTGGCCGGACCGCACGTCCCTCGTCTCCCGCATCGGTGTGGACGCCCTCGAGGCGCTCCTGCCGGAGCTCGAGTCCGGGATGATCCCCAAGATGGAGGCCTGCCTGCGGGCCGTGCAGGGGGGAGTGGGGCAGGCCCACGTCGTCGACGGTCGCGAGCCCCACTCCATGCTCCTCGAGATCGTCACGGACGACGGCGTCGGCACCGTCGTCTACCCCGAGCACACCAGCCAGTCGCGTACGAAGGGAGGACCGACGCTGTGA
- a CDS encoding acetylornithine transaminase yields the protein MSGTQSTTGSNEAWGQRYAAAVMNTFGAPQRVLVRGEGAHVTDADGTEYTDLLAGIAVNILGHAHPAVVAAVTEQISTLGHVSNFFATPAQISLAEELDALVFPGTPAGSSKVFLANSGTEANEAAFKIARRHGGADRPRILALENAFHGRTMGALALTHKAAYREPFAPLPGGVEFLPAGDVGALRAAMGPDVAAVVLEPIQGEAGVKPLPAGYVEAAREATSAAGALLIIDEVQTGMGRTGAWMAHHLLAPGVIPDVVTLAKGLGGGMPIGAAVATGEAAALLGPGQHGTTFGGNPVACAAALAVISTVREEDLLQRTADLGERWAAALAAVPGVTEVRGAGLLRGVALADGLPPAARIAAELMERGFIVNAPRPDTLRLAPPLILSDADADAFTATLTDVLTEALQTRADAPTTQEGAA from the coding sequence GTGAGCGGCACCCAGAGCACCACCGGATCGAACGAGGCCTGGGGGCAGCGCTACGCCGCCGCCGTCATGAACACCTTCGGGGCGCCGCAGCGCGTCCTCGTGCGCGGCGAGGGCGCCCACGTCACGGACGCCGACGGCACGGAGTACACCGACCTCCTCGCCGGCATCGCGGTCAACATCCTCGGCCACGCCCACCCGGCCGTCGTCGCCGCCGTCACCGAGCAGATCAGCACCCTCGGCCACGTCTCCAACTTCTTCGCGACCCCCGCCCAGATCAGCCTCGCCGAGGAGCTCGACGCCCTCGTCTTCCCGGGCACGCCCGCCGGCTCCTCGAAGGTCTTCCTCGCCAACTCCGGCACCGAGGCCAACGAGGCCGCCTTCAAGATCGCCCGCCGCCACGGCGGCGCCGACCGCCCGCGGATCCTCGCCCTCGAGAACGCCTTCCACGGCCGCACCATGGGCGCCCTCGCCCTCACCCACAAGGCCGCCTACCGCGAGCCCTTCGCGCCCCTGCCCGGCGGCGTCGAGTTCCTCCCCGCCGGTGATGTCGGGGCTCTCCGCGCCGCGATGGGACCGGACGTCGCCGCCGTCGTCCTCGAGCCGATCCAGGGCGAGGCGGGCGTCAAGCCCCTTCCCGCCGGCTACGTCGAGGCCGCCCGTGAGGCGACCAGCGCGGCCGGCGCCCTCCTCATCATCGACGAGGTCCAGACCGGCATGGGGCGCACGGGCGCCTGGATGGCCCACCACCTCCTCGCCCCCGGCGTCATCCCCGACGTCGTCACCCTGGCCAAGGGGCTGGGCGGCGGCATGCCCATCGGCGCCGCCGTCGCCACCGGCGAGGCGGCGGCGCTCCTCGGCCCCGGCCAGCACGGCACGACCTTCGGCGGCAACCCCGTCGCCTGCGCCGCCGCCCTCGCCGTCATCAGCACGGTCCGCGAGGAGGACCTCCTTCAGCGCACTGCCGACCTCGGCGAGCGCTGGGCGGCCGCCCTCGCCGCCGTCCCCGGCGTCACCGAGGTGCGCGGGGCCGGTCTCCTGCGGGGCGTCGCCCTCGCCGACGGCCTCCCGCCCGCCGCGCGGATCGCCGCCGAGCTCATGGAGCGCGGCTTCATCGTCAACGCGCCCCGGCCGGACACGCTGCGCCTCGCGCCGCCCCTCATCCTGTCCGACGCCGACGCCGACGCCTTCACCGCCACCCTCACGGACGTCCTGACCGAGGCCCTTCAGACCCGTGCGGACGCCCCCACCACCCAGGAAGGAGCAGCATGA
- a CDS encoding arginine repressor, protein MTEQQAAPRSAASPASAGAPQTKTARHALIAQVLGRERIRSQAELRDALAERGVTTTQATLSRDLVELRATKVRSADGVQVYAIPEAGAPGQQPAPVPGGEGAMSEHVSARLARWCADLLVTAEWAGQQLVLRTPAGAAQLLASAVDDAMLPGVLGCIAGDDTVLVITRGEQVCADVAAHLLSLADPGSRR, encoded by the coding sequence ATGACCGAGCAGCAGGCCGCCCCCCGGTCCGCCGCCAGCCCCGCCAGCGCGGGCGCCCCTCAGACGAAGACCGCCCGCCACGCCCTCATCGCCCAGGTCCTCGGCCGCGAGCGGATCCGCTCCCAGGCCGAGCTGCGCGACGCCCTCGCCGAGCGCGGCGTCACCACCACCCAGGCCACGCTCTCGCGCGACCTCGTCGAGCTTCGGGCCACGAAGGTCCGCTCCGCCGACGGCGTCCAGGTCTACGCGATCCCCGAGGCCGGCGCCCCCGGCCAGCAGCCCGCGCCCGTCCCCGGCGGTGAGGGCGCCATGAGCGAGCACGTGAGCGCCCGGCTGGCCCGCTGGTGCGCCGACCTCCTCGTCACCGCCGAGTGGGCCGGCCAGCAGCTCGTCCTGCGGACGCCCGCCGGCGCCGCCCAGCTCCTGGCCAGCGCCGTCGACGACGCCATGCTCCCTGGCGTGCTCGGCTGCATCGCCGGGGACGACACCGTCCTCGTCATCACCCGCGGCGAGCAGGTCTGCGCCGACGTCGCGGCCCACCTGCTGTCCCTCGCGGACCCCGGCTCGCGACGATGA
- a CDS encoding argininosuccinate synthase translates to MSDHKDRVVLAYSGGLDTSVAIGWIGEQTGREVITVAVDVGQGGEDLEVIRQRALDCGAVEAYVADARDEFANEYCMPALKANALYEGKYPLVSALSRPVIAKHLVKAARQFGASTVAHGCTGKGNDQVRFEVAITSMAPDMDCISPVRDLALTRDVAIEYAEKHNLPIETTKHNPFSIDQNVWGRAIETGFLEDLWNAPTKDVYVYTDDPTYPPLPDEVVIHFEQGVPTAIDGKPVTPLEAIQELNRRAGAQGIGRIDMVEDRLVGIKSREIYEAPGAVALIEAHQALESVTLERLQRRYKKQMEQTWGELVYEAQWYSPLKKSMDAFIEDTQKYVTGDIRMVLHGGRAVANGRKTDTGLYDFNLATYETGDTFDQSSSRGFIEIYGMQSKLSAARDVRLGNGVGF, encoded by the coding sequence ATGAGCGACCACAAGGACCGCGTCGTCCTCGCCTACTCCGGAGGCCTCGACACCTCCGTCGCCATCGGCTGGATCGGCGAGCAGACCGGCCGCGAGGTCATCACCGTCGCCGTCGACGTCGGCCAGGGCGGTGAGGACCTCGAGGTCATCCGCCAGCGCGCCCTCGACTGCGGCGCCGTCGAGGCCTACGTCGCGGACGCCCGTGACGAGTTCGCCAACGAGTACTGCATGCCGGCCCTCAAGGCCAACGCCCTCTACGAGGGCAAGTACCCGCTCGTCTCCGCGCTGTCGCGCCCCGTCATCGCCAAGCACCTGGTCAAGGCCGCCCGCCAGTTCGGCGCCTCGACCGTCGCCCACGGCTGCACCGGCAAGGGCAACGACCAGGTCCGCTTCGAGGTCGCCATCACCTCGATGGCGCCCGACATGGACTGCATCTCGCCCGTCCGCGACCTCGCCCTCACCCGCGACGTCGCCATCGAGTACGCCGAGAAGCACAACCTCCCGATCGAGACGACGAAGCACAACCCCTTCTCCATCGACCAGAACGTGTGGGGCCGCGCCATCGAGACCGGATTCCTCGAGGACCTGTGGAACGCCCCCACCAAGGACGTCTACGTCTACACCGACGACCCGACCTACCCGCCGCTGCCCGACGAGGTCGTCATCCACTTCGAGCAGGGCGTCCCCACCGCGATCGACGGCAAGCCCGTCACGCCGCTCGAGGCCATCCAGGAGCTCAACCGCCGCGCCGGCGCCCAGGGCATCGGCCGCATCGACATGGTCGAGGACCGCCTCGTGGGCATCAAGTCCCGCGAGATCTACGAGGCCCCCGGCGCCGTCGCGCTCATCGAGGCCCACCAGGCCCTCGAGTCCGTCACCCTTGAGCGCCTCCAGCGCCGCTACAAGAAGCAGATGGAGCAGACCTGGGGCGAGCTCGTCTACGAGGCCCAGTGGTACTCGCCGCTGAAGAAGTCGATGGACGCCTTCATCGAGGATACCCAGAAGTACGTCACCGGCGACATCCGGATGGTCCTCCACGGCGGCCGCGCGGTCGCCAACGGCCGCAAGACCGACACCGGCCTGTACGACTTCAACCTCGCGACCTACGAGACCGGCGACACCTTCGACCAGTCCTCCTCGCGCGGCTTCATCGAAATCTACGGCATGCAGTCCAAGCTCTCGGCCGCCCGCGACGTGCGCCTGGGCAACGGCGTCGGCTTCTGA
- a CDS encoding DNA-3-methyladenine glycosylase, which yields MARTPEPVTGEHGTTGQLSARTGESGTPADVAELLAGDPAEVAPRLLGARLTATGPDGVVTVRITEVEAYRGEEDPGSHAFKGRTARNAAMFEAAGAVYVYSIYGMHRCMNLVCGPAGLSRAVLLRAGEVIEGQDLARIRRPAVKRARDLARGPACLTRALGVDRDDDGGRLGAAGSRLSLALPAPGEGPDLALVRQGPRTGLSGPGGDGTVYPWRFWLDGDPTVSPYNPATPRRRRREPGR from the coding sequence ATGGCGAGGACGCCTGAGCCGGTGACGGGGGAGCATGGCACCACCGGCCAGTTGTCCGCGCGCACGGGGGAGTCCGGCACGCCCGCCGACGTCGCCGAGCTCCTCGCAGGCGACCCGGCCGAGGTGGCGCCCCGGCTCCTGGGCGCGCGCCTCACGGCCACTGGCCCGGACGGCGTCGTCACGGTGCGGATCACGGAGGTCGAGGCCTACCGCGGCGAGGAGGACCCCGGCTCGCACGCCTTCAAGGGGCGCACCGCGCGCAACGCCGCTATGTTCGAGGCGGCCGGCGCCGTGTACGTCTACTCGATCTACGGCATGCACCGCTGCATGAACCTCGTGTGCGGCCCGGCCGGGCTCTCGCGCGCCGTCCTCCTGCGTGCCGGCGAGGTCATCGAAGGTCAGGACCTGGCCCGCATCCGTCGCCCGGCGGTCAAGCGGGCCCGTGACCTCGCGCGGGGGCCCGCGTGCCTGACCCGCGCGCTCGGCGTCGACCGCGACGACGACGGCGGACGGCTCGGTGCCGCGGGCTCGCGCCTCAGCCTGGCCCTGCCCGCGCCGGGGGAGGGACCCGACCTCGCACTCGTCCGCCAGGGCCCGCGCACCGGCCTGTCGGGGCCCGGCGGCGACGGCACCGTCTACCCGTGGCGCTTCTGGCTCGACGGCGACCCCACCGTCTCCCCGTACAATCCGGCGACGCCGCGCCGTCGGCGGCGGGAGCCGGGCCGGTGA
- a CDS encoding class I SAM-dependent methyltransferase, with amino-acid sequence MSIPATYWNHNAAFHRELVRDASTRGGRALDVGCGDGLLMVRLAEVCEEVIGVDTDPAALERARVRAAGLPAVSVVNGSVVDARMMAELGVFETVTCVATLHHLPMRAGLRALGRLVAPGGRLIVIGLARNESLLDWTLAILGVIPNRLVGVWRHEALDVGVPVAEPSESLRRISDAARELLPGVRLRRRFHYRYRLTWDRPEKDR; translated from the coding sequence GTGAGCATCCCGGCGACGTACTGGAACCACAACGCCGCCTTCCATCGAGAGCTCGTGCGCGACGCATCCACGCGGGGCGGCCGGGCACTCGACGTGGGCTGCGGCGACGGCCTCCTCATGGTGCGCCTCGCCGAGGTCTGCGAGGAGGTCATCGGCGTGGACACCGATCCTGCCGCGCTGGAGAGGGCCCGCGTACGGGCTGCGGGCCTCCCCGCCGTAAGCGTCGTGAACGGCTCCGTCGTCGACGCCAGGATGATGGCGGAGCTCGGCGTCTTCGAGACGGTCACCTGTGTCGCGACGCTCCACCATCTCCCGATGCGCGCAGGACTGCGAGCACTGGGCCGGCTGGTCGCGCCCGGCGGCCGGCTCATCGTCATCGGCCTCGCGCGCAACGAGAGCCTCCTCGACTGGACGCTCGCGATCCTCGGTGTCATCCCCAACCGGCTCGTCGGCGTCTGGCGGCACGAGGCTCTCGACGTCGGCGTGCCGGTCGCGGAACCGTCCGAGTCCCTGCGCCGGATCAGCGACGCCGCACGGGAGCTCCTGCCAGGAGTGCGTCTGCGGCGACGCTTCCACTACCGCTACCGACTGACCTGGGACCGCCCGGAGAAGGACCGTTGA
- a CDS encoding endonuclease III domain-containing protein, with protein sequence MSTRPMTLRELQAALRAVVGEVGPWPAESDTEYVCGAILVQNTAWTNVERSLAALREATAFDPERLLELADEELTALIRPSGFMTAKARGIRAWCRWRLSEPGVGAEGLDDEALRAALLSLPGIGPETADVIALMVFGRRRFIFDAYGRRALRQAGYEPDRQYERTRRELEARLDAAGLSHAELVELHGLLLEAGKRARAAGGWEVFGPAVGIVPVVAH encoded by the coding sequence GTGAGCACCCGCCCCATGACCCTGCGTGAGCTCCAGGCCGCGCTCCGCGCCGTCGTTGGCGAGGTCGGGCCCTGGCCCGCTGAGTCGGACACCGAGTACGTCTGCGGCGCGATCCTCGTCCAGAACACCGCGTGGACGAACGTCGAGCGCTCGCTGGCCGCCCTGAGGGAGGCGACCGCCTTCGATCCGGAGCGCCTCCTCGAGCTCGCGGACGAGGAGCTCACCGCCCTCATCCGCCCCTCGGGATTCATGACCGCCAAGGCTCGCGGCATCCGGGCCTGGTGCCGGTGGCGCCTCTCGGAGCCCGGCGTCGGCGCCGAGGGTCTCGACGACGAGGCCCTGCGCGCGGCGCTCCTCTCCCTGCCCGGGATCGGTCCTGAGACCGCGGACGTCATCGCCCTCATGGTCTTCGGCCGGCGTCGCTTCATCTTCGACGCCTACGGCCGTCGCGCCCTGCGCCAGGCCGGTTACGAGCCCGACCGCCAGTACGAGCGCACCCGCCGCGAGCTCGAGGCGCGTCTCGACGCCGCGGGACTTAGCCACGCCGAGCTCGTCGAGCTCCACGGCCTCCTCCTCGAGGCCGGCAAGCGCGCCCGCGCCGCTGGCGGTTGGGAGGTCTTCGGCCCAGCCGTCGGCATCGTGCCCGTCGTCGCCCACTGA
- the tyrS gene encoding tyrosine--tRNA ligase, whose protein sequence is MTDILDELQWRGLIAQHTDIDALRSALSDGELTFYCGFDPTAPSLHHGHLVAVKVMRHLQMAGHHPLALVGGATGLIGDPRAKGERSLNTKDVVAGWAKGLQAQLENLLDFEGENPARIVNNLDWTGEMSAVDFLRDLGKHFRMGTMLSKDIVARRLASEEGISFTEFSYQILQANDYLELYRRYGCTLEVGGNDQWGNLVGGMDLIHKVEGESVHVMTNPLITKADGTKFGKTEGGAIWLNPEMLSAYAFYQFWLQVDDVDVVRFLKVFTFLPREEIERLEAATAENPRAREAQRVLAHEVTTWVHGAEATAQAEAATGALWGRGELTGLDEATVLAATADLPTAELTVGESTIVDLLVATGLEKGRNAARKTVAAGGAYLNNVKVTDEDAPITADDLLAGGTVLVRKGRRNLAAARRA, encoded by the coding sequence GTGACCGACATCCTGGACGAGCTGCAGTGGCGGGGCCTCATCGCCCAGCACACCGACATCGACGCGCTGCGCAGCGCGCTGAGCGATGGCGAGCTCACCTTCTATTGCGGCTTCGACCCGACCGCCCCGAGCCTCCACCACGGCCACCTCGTCGCCGTCAAGGTCATGCGGCACCTCCAGATGGCGGGTCACCACCCGCTCGCCCTCGTCGGCGGCGCCACCGGCCTCATCGGGGACCCGCGCGCCAAGGGCGAGCGCAGCCTCAACACGAAGGACGTCGTCGCCGGCTGGGCCAAGGGCCTGCAGGCCCAGCTCGAGAACCTCCTCGACTTCGAGGGAGAGAACCCCGCCCGGATCGTCAACAACCTCGACTGGACCGGCGAGATGAGCGCCGTCGACTTCCTGCGGGACCTCGGCAAGCACTTCCGTATGGGCACCATGCTCTCCAAGGACATCGTGGCCCGCCGCCTGGCCAGCGAGGAGGGCATCTCCTTCACGGAGTTCAGCTACCAGATCCTCCAGGCCAACGACTACCTCGAGCTCTACCGCCGCTACGGCTGCACGCTCGAGGTCGGCGGCAACGACCAGTGGGGCAACCTCGTGGGCGGCATGGACCTCATCCACAAGGTCGAGGGCGAGTCCGTGCACGTCATGACGAACCCCCTCATCACGAAGGCCGACGGCACGAAGTTCGGCAAGACCGAGGGCGGGGCGATCTGGCTCAACCCCGAGATGCTCAGCGCCTACGCCTTCTACCAGTTCTGGCTGCAGGTCGATGACGTCGACGTCGTCCGCTTCCTCAAGGTCTTCACCTTCCTGCCCCGTGAGGAGATCGAGCGCCTCGAGGCGGCGACGGCGGAGAACCCCCGTGCGCGGGAGGCGCAGCGCGTCCTCGCCCACGAGGTCACGACCTGGGTCCACGGCGCGGAGGCCACCGCCCAGGCGGAGGCCGCGACCGGTGCCCTCTGGGGTCGCGGCGAGCTCACGGGCCTGGACGAGGCGACGGTCCTCGCGGCGACGGCGGACCTCCCGACGGCGGAGCTGACGGTGGGGGAGTCGACGATCGTCGACCTCCTCGTGGCCACCGGGTTGGAGAAGGGGCGTAACGCGGCCCGCAAGACGGTGGCCGCCGGCGGCGCCTACCTCAACAACGTCAAGGTGACCGACGAGGACGCCCCGATCACCGCGGACGACCTCCTCGCCGGCGGCACCGTCCTCGTGCGCAAGGGGCGTCGCAACCTCGCGGCGGCCCGACGGGCCTGA